One Gammaproteobacteria bacterium DNA segment encodes these proteins:
- a CDS encoding 2-oxoglutarate dehydrogenase E1 component yields the protein MNHDLLTNSRSAELLEAQYEAYLDDPTSVSASWRSYFAALEDKPHPGPASKPAATGPATPPAVPKAPSGTKSLPSRKRQIAVLQLINAYRFSGHRRARLDPLGIAERPPAPDLDLAYHRLDQSDLERVYDTGSLVMEPGQPLAAVLEHLKAVYCETVGAEYMHLTDTTQKRWIQQHLEGGQFIPPSPMRRHVLERLVAATGIEEYLHTKYVGQKRFSLEGGESLVPLLDGLIEDAGAQGIREAILGMAHRGRLNVLVNILGKSPRDLFQEFEGQFDEASHSGDVKYHKGFSSDVDTPGGPMHLALAFNPSHLEIINPVVEGSVRARQQRRGDHKRNQVLPVLIHGDAALSGQGVVMETLNLSQTRGYSTGGTVHIVINNQIGFTTSEALDSRSTFYCTDVAKMIQAPIFHVNGDDPDAVVRITRIALAYRMAFNKDVVIDLVCYRRHGHSEADEPSVTQPLMYRAIRKHPKVRDIYRDRLMAEGVVDEAAFQRMTEEFTARVESGKVLSRPILNDYRTTYAVDWNRYVSGPWNEEVDTTVSRRDLGRLLTEITVIPEGFKVHPAVQKVLSARRAMAQGERALDWGAVEMLAYATLLENGFPVRLSGQDSSRGTFFHRHAVLHHQETNERYLPLRHLAEKQPQFLVIDSLLSEAAVLGFEVGYSAADPETLVIWEAQFGDFANNAQVVIDQFISSSEVKWRRYSGLVMLLPHGYDGQGPEHSSARLERYLQLCAENNLQVCYPSVPAQMFHMLRRQMLRHSRRPLIVMSPKSLLRHKLSVSSLDDLAERGFRPIIDEVDQLPPEAVRHILLCSGKVYFDLLTARREQDLKDTVVVRIEQLYPFPEEAVVEMLDRYPNAVHVRWVQEEPWNQGAWFYMYPNLKVFLSPDQGLDCTTRPPSASPAVGYYHIHLQQQQQLVAKALDFSGIERGARDDSQQAPYEGSTSSDRQTSSPN from the coding sequence ATGAACCACGACTTGCTCACCAACAGCCGAAGCGCCGAACTGCTGGAGGCACAGTACGAGGCATACCTCGATGATCCCACCTCGGTAAGCGCATCCTGGCGCAGCTATTTCGCTGCTCTGGAGGATAAGCCGCACCCGGGCCCTGCCTCGAAGCCCGCCGCCACCGGACCCGCGACACCTCCGGCCGTTCCCAAGGCACCGTCAGGCACGAAGTCCCTGCCCTCTCGCAAACGGCAGATCGCCGTGCTGCAACTCATCAACGCCTACCGTTTCAGCGGCCACCGGCGCGCCCGCCTGGACCCGCTGGGCATCGCCGAACGCCCGCCGGCGCCGGACCTGGACCTGGCCTACCACCGGCTGGATCAGTCCGACCTGGAGCGGGTGTACGACACCGGTTCCCTGGTGATGGAGCCCGGCCAACCCCTGGCGGCCGTACTCGAACACCTGAAGGCGGTGTACTGCGAGACGGTGGGTGCGGAATACATGCATCTCACCGATACCACCCAGAAGCGCTGGATCCAGCAGCATCTGGAGGGCGGACAGTTCATCCCGCCGTCACCCATGCGGCGCCACGTCCTCGAACGCCTGGTGGCCGCCACCGGCATCGAGGAGTACCTGCATACCAAGTACGTGGGTCAGAAGCGCTTCTCCCTGGAGGGCGGCGAGAGCCTCGTTCCCCTGCTCGACGGGCTCATCGAGGACGCCGGGGCCCAGGGCATCAGGGAGGCCATCCTCGGCATGGCCCATCGCGGGCGTCTCAACGTGCTGGTCAACATCCTCGGCAAGAGTCCACGGGACCTGTTCCAGGAGTTCGAGGGCCAGTTCGATGAGGCCAGCCATTCCGGCGACGTGAAATACCACAAGGGCTTCTCCTCCGACGTCGACACCCCGGGAGGCCCCATGCATCTCGCCCTGGCCTTCAACCCCTCACATCTGGAGATCATCAATCCGGTGGTGGAGGGCTCCGTGCGCGCCCGCCAGCAACGCCGCGGCGACCATAAGCGCAACCAGGTGCTCCCGGTGCTCATACACGGTGACGCGGCCCTGTCGGGACAGGGGGTGGTGATGGAAACCCTGAACCTGTCCCAGACCCGGGGTTATTCCACCGGCGGTACGGTGCATATCGTCATCAACAACCAGATCGGCTTCACCACCAGCGAGGCCCTGGACTCCCGTTCCACCTTCTACTGCACCGACGTGGCCAAGATGATCCAGGCCCCCATCTTCCATGTGAATGGCGACGACCCCGATGCCGTGGTGCGCATCACCCGCATCGCCCTGGCCTACCGCATGGCCTTCAACAAGGATGTGGTCATCGATCTGGTGTGCTACCGCCGCCACGGCCACAGCGAGGCGGACGAGCCCTCGGTCACCCAGCCCCTCATGTACCGCGCCATCCGCAAGCACCCCAAGGTGCGGGACATCTATCGGGACCGGCTGATGGCGGAGGGGGTGGTGGATGAGGCGGCCTTTCAGCGCATGACGGAGGAATTCACCGCCCGGGTGGAGTCGGGCAAGGTGCTGTCCCGCCCCATCCTCAACGATTACCGCACCACCTACGCGGTGGACTGGAACCGCTATGTGAGTGGGCCATGGAACGAGGAGGTGGACACCACGGTATCCCGCCGCGACCTGGGCCGCCTGCTCACGGAGATCACCGTCATCCCCGAAGGCTTCAAGGTCCATCCGGCGGTACAGAAGGTATTGTCGGCACGTCGCGCGATGGCCCAGGGAGAGCGGGCCCTGGACTGGGGGGCGGTGGAAATGCTGGCCTACGCGACCCTGCTGGAGAACGGCTTTCCCGTCCGCCTGTCGGGCCAGGACAGCAGTCGCGGCACCTTCTTCCACCGCCACGCCGTGCTCCACCACCAGGAGACCAACGAGCGCTACCTGCCCCTGCGCCACCTGGCCGAGAAGCAGCCCCAGTTCCTGGTCATCGACTCCCTGCTCTCGGAGGCCGCGGTCCTCGGCTTCGAGGTGGGCTACAGTGCCGCGGATCCCGAGACCCTGGTGATCTGGGAGGCCCAGTTCGGCGATTTCGCCAACAACGCCCAGGTGGTCATCGACCAGTTCATCAGCTCCTCCGAGGTCAAGTGGAGGCGCTACAGCGGGCTGGTGATGTTACTGCCCCACGGCTACGACGGCCAGGGGCCCGAGCACTCCTCGGCACGCCTCGAACGCTACCTGCAACTGTGCGCCGAGAACAACCTGCAGGTGTGCTATCCCAGCGTGCCCGCCCAGATGTTCCACATGCTGCGCCGGCAGATGCTGCGCCATTCCCGGCGCCCCCTCATCGTCATGTCTCCCAAGAGCCTGCTGCGTCACAAGCTGTCGGTGTCCAGCCTCGACGACCTCGCGGAACGCGGCTTCAGGCCGATCATCGACGAGGTGGATCAACTGCCGCCCGAGGCCGTGCGCCATATCCTGTTGTGCTCCGGCAAGGTCTATTTCGACCTCCTGACGGCACGCCGCGAACAGGACCTGAAGGACACCGTGGTGGTGCGCATCGAGCAGCTCTACCCCTTCCCCGAGGAGGCCGTGGTGGAGATGCTGGACCGCTACCCCAACGCCGTTCATGTGCGCTGGGTCCAGGAGGAGCCCTGGAACCAGGGGGCGTGGTTCTACATGTACCCCAACCTCAAGGTGTTCCTCTCCCCCGACCAGGGCCTCGACTGCACCACCCGGCCACCCTCCGCCTCGCCGGCGGTGGGTTATTACCACATCCACCTCCAGCAGCAGCAGCAACTGGTGGCCAAGGCTCTGGACTTCTCCGGCATCGAGCGCGGCGCCAGGGACGACAGCCAGCAGGCCCCGTACGAGGGCTCCACCTCTTCCGATCGACAGACCTCCTCACCCAATTGA
- a CDS encoding CBS domain-containing protein: MHVRDVITRSLKTIDSTASLRQAATMMRELDVGVLPVSERDEVVGMITDRDITIRGTATGAAPDDTPVSRIYSPGVVFARENDDIAEAAEIMEESQVRRLLVVDHDDRCVGIVSLGDLALRAGDDGLGGEILQQVSKPPR; this comes from the coding sequence ATGCACGTACGAGACGTCATCACCCGTAGCCTCAAGACCATCGACAGCACGGCCTCGCTGCGTCAGGCCGCCACCATGATGCGCGAACTCGACGTCGGCGTCCTGCCGGTCAGCGAACGAGACGAGGTGGTGGGGATGATCACGGATCGAGACATCACCATCCGCGGCACCGCCACCGGAGCCGCGCCCGATGACACCCCCGTATCCCGCATCTACAGCCCGGGCGTGGTGTTCGCGCGGGAGAATGACGACATCGCCGAGGCAGCGGAGATCATGGAGGAAAGCCAGGTCAGACGATTGCTGGTGGTGGACCACGATGACCGCTGTGTGGGCATCGTCTCCCTCGGGGATCTGGCGCTGCGTGCGGGTGACGATGGACTCGGCGGTGAGATCCTGCAACAGGTGTCCAAGCCTCCCCGCTGA
- a CDS encoding sigma-54 dependent transcriptional regulator, which translates to MTDSLLFIEDRAPLGKEPSHRTARTQRSLRLHKDAGAPRYGVAAFAGRSTAARRIRDLLRRLAGVPMSALVINGETGTGKGLVARILHHSGPRADRPLVEVNCAALPRELLESELFGHEAGAFTGASRRHVGYLEQADGGTLFLDEIGEMDLDLQAKLLTAIEDQVLRRVGGEKPVTVDVQVLATSNRGLEQQVRDGTFRSDLFHRLSVFTLDLPPLRDRLEDLEDLVPLLMADVNAATGHGVERVSDRVYDILAAYDWPGNIRELRNVVERGVLLAEGPELTDEWLQLGREVRGDGGGAPRTDGSRVVIPVDGSMTLDEMDSYIIQTALDRKGYNVTAAARALGTTRETLRYRIDKYGLRVEQGVFAPDGV; encoded by the coding sequence ATGACCGATTCCTTGCTCTTCATCGAAGACCGGGCGCCCCTGGGCAAAGAGCCCTCCCACCGCACCGCCAGAACCCAGCGTAGCCTGCGCCTGCACAAAGACGCCGGCGCTCCGCGCTATGGCGTCGCAGCCTTCGCAGGGCGCAGTACCGCTGCCCGGCGTATTCGTGACCTGCTCCGGCGACTGGCGGGCGTGCCCATGAGCGCCCTGGTGATTAACGGCGAGACGGGCACGGGTAAGGGATTGGTGGCGCGCATCCTCCACCACTCGGGCCCGCGCGCCGACCGGCCCCTGGTGGAGGTGAACTGTGCCGCGCTGCCGCGGGAACTGCTGGAATCGGAATTGTTCGGTCATGAGGCCGGCGCCTTCACGGGGGCCAGCCGCCGTCATGTAGGTTATCTGGAGCAGGCCGATGGGGGCACCCTTTTTCTCGATGAGATAGGCGAGATGGACCTCGACCTCCAGGCCAAGCTGTTGACTGCCATCGAGGATCAGGTTCTGAGGCGGGTCGGTGGCGAGAAGCCGGTGACCGTGGACGTGCAGGTGCTGGCCACCAGCAACCGTGGCCTGGAGCAACAGGTGAGGGATGGGACCTTCAGAAGCGATTTGTTCCATCGCCTGAGCGTCTTCACTCTGGATCTCCCGCCTTTGCGCGACCGTCTGGAGGATCTGGAGGATCTGGTGCCCTTGCTCATGGCGGACGTTAACGCGGCCACGGGGCATGGGGTCGAGCGTGTCTCTGACCGCGTCTACGATATCCTGGCGGCTTACGATTGGCCGGGCAACATCCGTGAGCTGCGCAACGTGGTGGAGCGTGGGGTGCTGCTGGCGGAGGGCCCCGAACTCACGGATGAGTGGTTGCAATTGGGCCGCGAGGTGCGAGGTGATGGCGGTGGGGCTCCGCGAACCGATGGTTCGCGGGTGGTCATCCCCGTCGACGGCTCCATGACCCTGGACGAGATGGACAGCTATATCATCCAGACTGCCCTGGACCGCAAGGGATACAATGTCACCGCAGCGGCTCGGGCATTGGGTACCACCCGGGAGACCTTGCGTTACCGCATCGACAAGTACGGTCTCAGGGTGGAGCAGGGTGTCTTCGCCCCGGACGGCGTGTGA
- a CDS encoding citrate synthase, producing MSNDTVTITDHRTGESIDCPILEGTHGPAVVDIAKLQKKLNLFTHDPGFVNTSSCASNITFIDGEEGILLYRGYPIAQLAEHSNFIEVSYLLMYGELPTAAQLQGFRDSICHHTLLHEELLRFYRGYRYDAHPMAILVGIVGALSGYYHEDLDIDDPAHREMAAHRLIAKMPTIAANSLKYGQGHPFNYPDNTLDYVENFLMMMFAVPTEAYKVNPISARAMELMLILHADHEQNASTSTVRLAGSSGANPFACVAGGIATLWGPAHGGANEAVIRMLHDIKNPSDIPKYIERAKDKNDPFRLMGFGHRVYKNYDPRATIIRQACHDLLDEMAAHNLPLFEVALKLEEIALKDDYFIERKLYPNVDFYSGIILTALGVPLNMFTVIFAVARSVGWISHWMEMMGGDDQRIGRPRQLYQGAARRDFVPIDIRS from the coding sequence ATGAGTAACGACACGGTAACGATTACCGACCACCGCACCGGCGAAAGCATCGATTGCCCCATCCTCGAGGGTACCCACGGGCCGGCGGTGGTGGACATCGCCAAACTTCAGAAGAAGCTCAACCTCTTCACCCACGATCCGGGTTTCGTCAACACGTCCAGTTGCGCCAGCAACATCACCTTCATCGACGGAGAAGAGGGGATCCTGCTCTATCGCGGCTATCCCATCGCCCAGTTGGCGGAGCATAGCAATTTCATCGAGGTGTCCTACCTGCTGATGTACGGTGAGTTGCCGACGGCGGCGCAGCTCCAGGGCTTCCGGGACAGTATCTGCCATCACACCCTGCTCCACGAGGAGTTGCTGCGCTTCTATCGTGGCTACCGTTACGATGCCCATCCCATGGCCATCCTCGTGGGTATCGTGGGGGCGCTCTCCGGTTATTACCATGAGGATCTCGATATCGACGACCCGGCGCATCGCGAGATGGCCGCCCACCGGCTCATCGCCAAGATGCCCACCATCGCCGCCAATTCGCTCAAGTATGGCCAGGGGCATCCCTTCAACTACCCGGATAACACCCTCGACTACGTCGAGAATTTTCTCATGATGATGTTCGCCGTGCCCACGGAGGCCTACAAGGTGAACCCCATCTCCGCCCGCGCCATGGAACTCATGCTGATCCTCCATGCCGACCATGAACAGAACGCCAGCACCTCCACGGTGCGCCTGGCGGGTAGCTCGGGTGCCAACCCCTTCGCCTGTGTGGCTGGGGGCATCGCCACCTTATGGGGGCCGGCCCACGGCGGGGCCAACGAGGCGGTGATCCGCATGCTTCACGATATCAAGAACCCCAGTGACATCCCCAAGTACATCGAGCGTGCCAAGGATAAGAACGACCCCTTCCGCCTCATGGGTTTCGGCCACCGCGTCTACAAGAACTATGACCCCCGCGCGACCATCATCCGCCAGGCCTGCCATGATCTGCTGGACGAGATGGCTGCCCACAACCTGCCCCTGTTCGAGGTGGCCCTGAAGCTGGAGGAGATCGCCCTCAAGGACGACTACTTCATCGAGCGCAAGCTCTACCCCAACGTGGATTTCTATTCCGGCATCATCCTCACGGCCCTCGGCGTTCCCCTCAACATGTTCACCGTCATCTTCGCCGTGGCCCGCTCCGTGGGGTGGATCTCCCACTGGATGGAGATGATGGGCGGCGACGACCAGCGCATCGGCCGTCCCCGCCAGCTCTACCAGGGCGCCGCCCGCCGCGACTTCGTGCCTATCGACATCCGCAGTTAA
- the dinB gene encoding DNA polymerase IV — protein MESDLIFPDRCIAHLDMDAFYASVELLRYPQLRGQPLVIGGRRAEPPVKGKDGTWQFVRLGGYRGRGVVTTATYEARALGVHSGMGLMTAARLAPHAFLLPADFTAYRDYSARFKAAVAALAPQIEDRGIDEIYIDLATHRLDPGLDPAGIARRLKEAVRTATGLSCSIGVAPNKLLAKIASEFDKPDGLTLVGPEDLTTRIWPLNADKINGIGPKSAKRLETLGIHTIGDLAQTDLGLLQTHFGRNYAAWLHAAAHGRDDRPVVTEIERKSVSRETTFEHDLHPQHNRAQLTGILTALCEQVAADLRALDVRGTTVGIKLRYADFRTLTRDLTLRKPLDDPAGLLAASRECLRRAPLDQPLRLLGVRVSALVSREDAARDPASGAQGELAFEERT, from the coding sequence TTGGAATCTGATCTGATCTTTCCGGACCGTTGCATTGCCCATCTGGATATGGATGCCTTCTACGCGTCCGTGGAGTTGCTGCGCTACCCACAGCTACGCGGCCAGCCGCTCGTGATCGGCGGGCGTCGCGCAGAGCCGCCGGTCAAGGGGAAGGACGGTACCTGGCAGTTTGTCCGCCTGGGCGGCTACCGGGGCCGCGGCGTGGTGACCACCGCGACCTACGAGGCGCGTGCGCTGGGGGTGCATTCCGGCATGGGGCTGATGACCGCCGCCCGCCTCGCGCCGCACGCGTTTCTGCTGCCGGCCGATTTCACCGCCTATCGCGACTACTCGGCGCGCTTCAAGGCCGCGGTCGCAGCCCTCGCGCCGCAGATCGAGGATCGGGGGATCGACGAGATCTACATCGATCTGGCCACGCATCGGTTGGATCCGGGGTTGGATCCGGCCGGTATCGCCCGAAGGCTCAAGGAAGCAGTACGCACCGCGACAGGATTGTCCTGCTCCATCGGGGTCGCCCCGAACAAACTGCTGGCGAAGATCGCCTCGGAGTTCGACAAGCCGGACGGCCTCACGCTGGTAGGTCCGGAGGATCTGACCACACGGATCTGGCCACTGAACGCAGACAAGATCAATGGTATCGGGCCGAAATCCGCGAAACGGCTGGAGACCTTGGGCATCCATACCATTGGCGATCTCGCCCAAACCGATCTCGGACTGCTCCAGACCCACTTCGGGCGCAATTACGCGGCCTGGCTGCACGCGGCCGCCCACGGGCGGGACGATCGGCCGGTGGTCACGGAAATCGAACGCAAGTCAGTCAGCCGGGAAACGACCTTCGAGCACGACCTCCATCCGCAGCACAACCGAGCGCAGCTCACGGGGATCCTCACCGCCCTCTGCGAACAGGTGGCGGCCGATCTCAGGGCCCTGGACGTACGTGGAACGACCGTGGGTATCAAGCTGCGTTACGCGGACTTCCGTACCCTGACCCGCGACCTTACGCTGCGCAAGCCCCTCGACGATCCCGCGGGCCTGCTGGCCGCGAGCCGGGAGTGCCTGCGCCGGGCGCCATTGGACCAACCCTTGCGACTGCTGGGCGTACGCGTGAGCGCGTTGGTGTCGAGGGAGGACGCGGCCCGGGATCCAGCGTCCGGGGCACAGGGCGAACTGGCCTTTGAAGAACGAACCTGA
- a CDS encoding BlaI/MecI/CopY family transcriptional regulator, whose translation MSSLESKAAPRLGDLEACLLKYLWTVESGTAKSVHDAVGRARGVSLNTIQSTLDRLHTKQLLDRKKISRAYCYTACVSCGSLLAAMVSEAATRLSGDNAIAVAALIDAAAQLDDAALDELEQLIVARRAGEGRTGD comes from the coding sequence ATGTCTTCGCTGGAATCAAAAGCCGCACCCCGCCTGGGGGACCTCGAAGCGTGCCTGCTCAAGTATCTGTGGACGGTCGAATCCGGCACGGCGAAGTCGGTGCACGACGCAGTCGGCCGGGCGCGCGGCGTGTCGTTGAATACCATTCAGTCGACGCTCGATCGTCTGCATACAAAGCAGCTCCTGGACCGCAAGAAGATCAGCCGGGCATATTGTTACACCGCGTGTGTCAGTTGTGGCTCTCTGCTCGCAGCGATGGTTTCCGAAGCCGCGACCCGGTTGTCCGGGGACAATGCGATCGCCGTGGCGGCACTGATCGATGCCGCGGCGCAACTCGACGACGCCGCCCTGGACGAACTCGAGCAATTGATCGTGGCGCGGCGGGCAGGGGAGGGGCGCACAGGTGATTGA
- a CDS encoding M56 family metallopeptidase, whose amino-acid sequence MIEAFLGLTSLLAIVAVFGLFTGTLVASLSARFLLSSSFLDQTPPGLRCRRVEQIALLPIAASLLAMLALILPALFKLAGLIDDHCLAHGLHHPHFCLRHLPAFDASPLALMVLVAGALSMVGLVRAVLPLYGQARLTNSIARIAPPDRHVIRTDSESPRAFLVGIQKPRIVLTKGLLRKLTPPERRAVVRHEIAHARAGDLARRLMLVLLASLHLPQTGRCLLRHWNQAAEERADDTVAAHGQGLDLASALVKILRGKRPESSVQAHSMGADSGDVARRIRRLADGPGELSSSCWLEWSLIAGLSLVTLAAASQHHAVETVIGWLG is encoded by the coding sequence GTGATTGAAGCATTTCTCGGCTTGACCAGTCTATTGGCGATCGTTGCCGTGTTCGGACTGTTCACCGGTACGCTCGTCGCCTCGCTGAGCGCCCGCTTTTTGCTTTCCAGTTCATTTTTGGACCAAACTCCGCCCGGACTGCGCTGCCGCCGGGTCGAGCAAATCGCGCTGCTTCCGATCGCCGCGTCACTGCTCGCGATGCTCGCACTCATCCTGCCGGCGTTGTTCAAGCTTGCGGGACTGATCGACGACCATTGCCTGGCACACGGTCTGCATCATCCGCATTTTTGCCTACGCCACCTCCCGGCGTTTGACGCGAGCCCATTGGCGCTAATGGTGCTGGTCGCCGGCGCGCTGTCGATGGTCGGACTAGTGCGTGCGGTGCTTCCCCTGTATGGACAGGCCCGGCTGACGAACTCCATCGCGCGCATCGCGCCGCCAGACCGCCACGTGATCAGAACCGACTCGGAATCGCCGCGGGCTTTTCTTGTTGGCATTCAAAAGCCGCGGATAGTCCTGACTAAAGGGTTGTTGCGCAAACTGACGCCGCCTGAAAGACGGGCCGTAGTACGCCACGAGATCGCGCATGCGCGTGCCGGCGATCTGGCGCGCAGGCTGATGCTCGTCCTGCTTGCCTCTCTGCATCTGCCGCAAACGGGGCGGTGCCTCTTGCGCCACTGGAACCAGGCGGCAGAGGAACGCGCCGACGATACTGTTGCCGCGCACGGCCAGGGACTGGACCTGGCATCGGCCCTGGTTAAAATCCTGCGCGGCAAGCGGCCTGAATCATCGGTGCAGGCGCATTCGATGGGCGCTGATTCGGGCGATGTTGCCCGGCGGATTCGTCGTCTGGCCGACGGTCCGGGCGAATTGAGCAGTTCCTGCTGGCTGGAATGGTCGCTGATTGCAGGGCTCAGTCTGGTGACGTTGGCTGCGGCAAGCCAACACCACGCAGTCGAGACCGTTATTGGCTGGTTGGGATGA
- a CDS encoding TolC family protein codes for MMMIRPGIVAACLAGWMLALAAPVHAQPLTENEAVRLGLEVAAWREWADVSMDQARNQTRATGLQDNPEFEFIDESLDLPGGNTDRFYWLRQPLDLTGRNSLMRKSARAAEGVTAADISLIRRQRAKTIRASFYRATKLRRESEAMQTWRGRLAELGQAVAERVRAGDASRFDRLRIQREQSLLDGRLAASHAELNSARKRLFGLLESRPRTLAGHLLPADPPQAAAVLAALKTHPEVRRLQAGAEADQLAARAAGREAWPEVTLGVGVRRFEDGPISETGGVFSIGVEVPLFDRGRQRRAAAEAGGGAKSAEAALAIARLEAEAQALLDELALRRNAALAARTALEGDTGSLPEIAEASYRAGELDVMNLLDAWQTELDLRLQAIELAYAARVASIELMQLTGEAQ; via the coding sequence ATGATGATGATTCGGCCAGGAATCGTTGCCGCCTGTCTTGCCGGATGGATGCTGGCATTGGCCGCCCCTGTGCACGCCCAACCGCTTACCGAGAACGAGGCGGTGCGACTGGGCCTGGAAGTTGCGGCCTGGCGCGAGTGGGCCGACGTCTCGATGGACCAAGCGCGCAACCAAACCCGCGCAACCGGTTTGCAAGACAACCCTGAATTCGAGTTCATCGATGAATCGCTGGACCTGCCCGGCGGCAATACCGACCGCTTCTACTGGCTACGCCAACCGCTGGACCTGACCGGCCGAAACTCGCTGATGCGCAAATCGGCTCGCGCCGCCGAAGGCGTCACTGCCGCAGACATCAGCCTGATCCGGCGCCAGCGCGCCAAGACCATTCGCGCTTCGTTTTATCGGGCGACCAAGCTCCGCAGGGAAAGCGAGGCCATGCAAACCTGGCGCGGCCGGTTGGCCGAACTCGGCCAGGCGGTGGCCGAGCGGGTTCGCGCCGGTGATGCGTCGCGCTTCGACCGGCTAAGGATACAGCGCGAGCAATCCTTGCTCGACGGCCGCCTGGCGGCAAGTCACGCCGAACTGAATTCGGCGCGCAAGCGACTGTTCGGTTTGCTTGAAAGCCGGCCGCGCACGTTGGCCGGCCACCTGTTGCCCGCCGATCCGCCCCAAGCCGCGGCCGTACTGGCCGCGTTGAAAACGCATCCGGAAGTCCGGCGGCTCCAGGCCGGCGCCGAGGCCGACCAGCTCGCCGCGCGCGCCGCGGGGCGGGAAGCCTGGCCGGAAGTCACGCTGGGTGTAGGCGTCCGGCGCTTCGAGGACGGCCCGATCTCGGAGACCGGCGGGGTTTTTTCGATCGGTGTCGAGGTGCCGTTGTTCGACCGCGGCCGCCAGCGCCGCGCGGCGGCCGAAGCCGGGGGCGGCGCGAAGTCGGCCGAGGCCGCGCTGGCAATCGCGCGACTGGAGGCCGAAGCGCAGGCCTTGCTCGATGAACTGGCGCTGCGCCGCAATGCAGCGCTGGCCGCGCGCACCGCGCTGGAAGGCGACACGGGCTCGCTGCCCGAGATCGCGGAAGCTTCCTATCGTGCCGGCGAGCTCGATGTCATGAACCTGCTCGATGCCTGGCAGACCGAACTCGATCTGCGCCTGCAGGCCATCGAACTGGCATACGCGGCGCGTGTGGCCTCGATCGAATTGATGCAACTGACCGGAGAAGCCCAATGA